A region of the Blochmannia endosymbiont of Camponotus nipponensis genome:
GTTGATTATATATAGTGATATGTTATTTCTTTGATTAAAGATTTCTACTATAAAATCAGTATAGTAAGTTCATCATATTTTTTTCTAATATAAAAATTATAATTATAATGCAAAAGTTAGCTTTAGGAATTGAATACGATGGGTCTTTATACTGTGGCTGGCAAAGACAAAGAGATGTACCCAGCGTTCAAGTACATGTAGAAAATGCGATAAAAAAAATAACAGCTGAGTCAATAACGGTATTTTGTGCAGGACGCACCGATTCTGGAGTACATGCTTTGGGGCAAGTCATTCATTTTACCACTTATTCTTGGCGTTCAAAGTCTGCTTGGACTTTGGGTATGAATCGTTATTTACCAGAAAGTATTTGTGTACGTTGGGTTAGACTAGTTACTGAAGAGTTTCATGCTTGTTTTAGCGCAACTTCTCGTCGTTATTGTTATGTCATTTATAACGGTTGTTTGCGATCTGCTTTATTATTAAAGAAAAGTTGGCATTATAAAAAATATTTGGATATTAATAAAATGTGTAATGCTGCACAATATTTATTAGGAGAAAATGATTTTTCTGCATTTCGCGCCACAGGTTGTCAATCACATTCAGCGCGAAGAGAATTATATCATCTACGTATTACACGTAAAGGTCAATGTGTTGTAATAGACATTAAGGCTAATTCTTTTATATATCATATGGTACGGAACATTGTAGGTAGTTTAGTAGAGGTTGGCTGCGGAGAACGTAGGGAAACATGGATTCTAGAATTGCTAAGGCATTGCAACAGATCGTTAGCTGGGGTCACTGCTCCAGCTAGTGGGTTATATTTGTTAGAGGTGGAATATCCTTTACATTTTTCTATCCCTTCTGCTTGCATAGATAGGTTGTGGTGTTCATAAATTTTTATGCACTAATAATATTTATTGTTTATATTATACATAAATCTATGAATATATGTTGTAGTGAGGAATGAAAAAAATAATTAAAATTATTTTTATAATTGCTTTTTACATAATTGAATAATTTTTTAATTTCTGCAAATTATTATATAGAATAATTGTAGTAACAACATTAGATTATTACGTTGTTATAGAAAATACATTGATTCTGTTAAGTTACTATATTTTTATAGTGATGTATTTTTTGTAAGAATTTATAATGGACGCGGTATTGTAAAAATTACAGTATATGACGATTGGTAAAAGTATATATTTTTGTTAAAAAATTTAAAATTTTAAAGGTTAACGATGAGTTGGATTGAACGAATTCTGAATAAAAGCACTATTATTCCTGATAGAAGAATAAATATTCCAAAAGGAATATGGACTAAATGTGATAATTGTGGTCAATTGTTGTATAAAAAAGAATTAGAACGTAATTTGGAAGTGTGTCCTAAATGTGATCATCATATGAGAATTTCAGCGAGAGTACGTTTGCATTCCTTTTTAGATCAAGGCAGTACATTGGAATTAGGAAGTGATTTAGAACCTAAAGATGTTTTAAAGTTTAGAGATGTAAAAAGATATAAAGACCGTTTAATTTCAGCTCAAAAAATAACAAAAGAAAAGGATGCATTGATAGCTATGCAAGGTACTTTATATGGTATGAAGGTTATTGCTGCTTCTTTTGAATTTGCTTTTATTGGTGGATCAATGTCTTCTGTGGTGGGAGCTCGTTTTGTACATGCAGTGAATCAAGCTTTAAAAATTAGGTGCCCATTGGTTTGTTTTTCTGCAAGCGGTGGGGCTCGCATGCAAGAAGCTCTCATATCTTTAATGCAAATGGCGCGAACTAGTGCTGCATTGGCTAATTTACATAAGCGGTGTTTACCATACATTTCTGTTTTAACTAATCCTACTATGGGAGGAGTCTCTGCTAGTTTAGCTATGTTGGGGGATTTAAATATTGCTGAGCCAAAAGCATTGATAGGATTTGCTGGGCCTAGGGTTATTGCGCAAACAGTTCGGGAAAAATTACCGTTAGGATTTCAAAGCAGTGAATTTTTATTGGAAAAAGGATCCATTGATCTAATTATACGTAGACCAAATTTACGATTGAAAGTGGCAGGGTTGTTAGCTAAGTTAACTCATAAATCAATACCGAAAGGTTGATCACCGAAAGTATTTATTTAGAAAATTTATATTTTTATTAAAATGGGGTTTATGTATGGTATATATTGAAAGTGTGTTATAACGTATGAATAAAAATTTATCTGTTCCTACTATACAGTCATCGTTAAAAGAGTGGTTATATTATATTGAACACTTAAATCATGCATTAGTCGACTTAAATCTTGATAGGGTAAGGGAGATAGCTGTTCATCTTGATCTGATACATCCTGCGGAATGTGTTATTTTAGTGGGAGGTACAAATGGTAAGGGTACTACATGTTGTTTATTAGAAACTATTTTATTAAAGAATAATAATACAGTTGGGTTATATACTTCGCCTCATTTACTTTCTTATAATGAAAGAATCCGCATTGATGGTAAAGAGTTATCAGATAATGTGCATATTGCAGCAATGTCTGCTATAGAAGATGTTCGTAATCATATTGCGCTAACTTATTTTGAGTTTGTTACTTTATCTGCTTTATATATATTTAAACAGGTAAAATTAGATTTAATTATTCTTGAGGTTGGATTAGGCGGTAAATTAGATGCTACAAATATTGTTGATCCTGATATTTCTGTCATTACTAATA
Encoded here:
- the truA gene encoding tRNA pseudouridine(38-40) synthase TruA, whose protein sequence is MQKLALGIEYDGSLYCGWQRQRDVPSVQVHVENAIKKITAESITVFCAGRTDSGVHALGQVIHFTTYSWRSKSAWTLGMNRYLPESICVRWVRLVTEEFHACFSATSRRYCYVIYNGCLRSALLLKKSWHYKKYLDINKMCNAAQYLLGENDFSAFRATGCQSHSARRELYHLRITRKGQCVVIDIKANSFIYHMVRNIVGSLVEVGCGERRETWILELLRHCNRSLAGVTAPASGLYLLEVEYPLHFSIPSACIDRLWCS
- the accD gene encoding acetyl-CoA carboxylase, carboxyltransferase subunit beta, giving the protein MSWIERILNKSTIIPDRRINIPKGIWTKCDNCGQLLYKKELERNLEVCPKCDHHMRISARVRLHSFLDQGSTLELGSDLEPKDVLKFRDVKRYKDRLISAQKITKEKDALIAMQGTLYGMKVIAASFEFAFIGGSMSSVVGARFVHAVNQALKIRCPLVCFSASGGARMQEALISLMQMARTSAALANLHKRCLPYISVLTNPTMGGVSASLAMLGDLNIAEPKALIGFAGPRVIAQTVREKLPLGFQSSEFLLEKGSIDLIIRRPNLRLKVAGLLAKLTHKSIPKG